The genome window aacagggtttggaATGCTGGGGGCTATCCAATAAGGGAACTGATGTTCTTTCTTGTGACAGATCTTcgtggtcttttgccggggagcgaagacgcgaatggagagagttggtagactgccggatggagtggacttggagcaagggtctgaaggtcagcgacgattggaggaggtcgatggtgaacgaccggcttatcagtgagctccaacactgtttcatgagaatgggcccttttactttttttttgttttctttgctaaccatatagtcaaagtaagaattataaagctcaatcatttaatcgcatattgtgtactgtttgttatttcggggtactgatttgtaacaggggacacatcgcacagcgagatttcttaagtttggctagGCCCGGGGCTATCACCTCCGAGACTAAGCCGCCAGCTGATGCAAGAGTTACAGagtgtgacaaaagaaccagttatcagaagattgatgctgataagaggacaatgggggaacatgcaagatgctaataagagagagacgagagggattaacgaaaaggagacacggttccgagtattgtcagagaccggtggctttgaaccctgaactgtttgaagtttgattgataggcgataccccagcagggggataaaaagggacaggttcgctaaggcaagggacacatgacaccacgaggtaacgagaccctggaagcggtgtgcccccacaagttgctgggagttttggaggtctggtcgcgggaccagccatagacgcacagggtagaaagatacggtcgggcgggaacccggtgtgtgtgtccgcccttgcccgggtgccgggttcaccgcagaagaacgatcgtatctggaacggaggggtcacagtcggtgacctcagaagacattacaaagggctcgcctgaaagctaactgcgaggaatatggaagatctgtttggaatccgttttgaatattcattcgctttctctctctttcttctccccgccccaacagcacaacagcgattactgagaactgaactgaactaaattgaactgaaccttgcgtcacttgaaactggtcatttacccctagactgcgatagagcttgattgatcctgttatcctagttctgtgtacatgtgtgtttattcattgctaacctgttgcatttatatccttactattagagtacagtgttgcttatttctttaataaaactttcttagttccagtaatccagactccaactaagtggtccatttctgctggtttggccaCCCAGTTACGGGGTAGGTAACAGGAGGGGTACAAGGCAACGAGCGGCATAGATCAAGTAGGCAACCAGTGCCTTTTTaccaaggggcatagttttaaggtgcttggagaaagtatagaggggaggtcagaggtaggtttgttttaaacacagagtggtgggtgtgtggaaagccctgccagcagtggtggtcgaggtagatacatcagggacagTTAAGGATCTCTTACACAGATATATTAattacagaaaaatggagggcaatgtaggAGGGAGGTTTAGATTGCTTTCgaaacatcgtgggctgaagggagtgtaatctgtgtctgatccagtGAGTGTGCAGTAGAGGGTGTTACACGGACTCTCAATCGTTAACCTTACCTGCCCTTGAGAGGTTTTCATCAGCTTCGCTTTCCATTACCGGCAGCAGGAACAGGTTGACCTCAGTCTCCAGGAAGTCACTGCTCAAACCTGGAAAGATGTTGCAGTCCAACATGGATATGGCACCTAGGTGCATGGGAAGAAGGGAACAtcatcagcaccagtcctgttGCAATAATGACATTCCATCTCCTGCAACACCAACCTGCACTGATCTTTCTCTGATTTTGGTTCAACACTTTGTAAATTGTCTCTGTAAATGCATAAAAATACATACTTTCTATGTATAATTATACACTATCTAAATGTGCACATCACACTTTTTCCACATAATCGCATTACATTCACGCTCTTTCCGCATATAAACTCTCTATGTAAACACATGTTACAATTACATGCTTTCTACATATGAAATTTGTATGTAAACATGTCACGTGACAATTACACACTTTCCATAGATAAAATTTCTATGTAAAGGAGTCATGTTACAATTACATAGAGTGTTTATATGTGGAAAATGTGTAATTGTAACGTGATGCTTGCATAGAAAGTTTGTATGTAGAAAAAACATCATGTTGCAATTATACATTTTCCACATACAAACTTCCTATGTAAACATGTCATGTTACAGTTACACATTTTCCACATATAAACTTTCTATGTAAACATGTCACGTTACAATTACATACTTTCTACACATAATGGAAGTTTTCTATGCCCAGACAGACTTTGAAGGGTGGAAGGTCCTGCCCGTAGGCTTGGTTGTGTCAACTGTTGCTGAGAATATCAGCAGAGACAGGTATGAAGCCATTAACTCTGCCTAGTACAAAAATGCACCAAGAGACAGGCAGCTTTCAATATGTACCAAGTGCTGCCCAGAAGGGCAATCAGATGAGGAGGGGCTTCAATAATCTGACCTTGTCTCCCATTATCCATGTTGGGGGACCTGATTGGCTAGTGGTCATGCCTGATTACCTTTGTACTTGAGGTGGGAGTGCAACATCAGCTTGTTGATGACCGTGTGCATTTTCTTCAGGTTTCGAGGGCAGAAATCTTCACGATGGGCCttattctggaggaacactgcGGAGGAGGAGCGGAAAGTTAAACCCAACTGAGGAATCTGACTTGCAGAGAACGTTCCAGTATACTTGCTGGGGTATTAATGAATAAAAACCATTCCACCTTACCCGGCCTGGGTCCGTGGGGGAGAAACAGGGGCAAGTGACCCTTGGCTCTGTTGGAGAGGGGCAGGACAGAAGGTCAGAGGGGAAGAGGACACAGGGTCAGAGGGTCTGGGCAGCTGAAGACATGACCGAAAGGAACTGAGGGTGGGAAGAACAGTGGGGAGTTAGGATGGAGATAGATGGAGTGTAGGAGCTCACAGGTGTGGGAAGGGTCAAAGGTGCTTACAGAGCTGAGCAGGTGTAAGGAAATGGAGGGTGTTAACCTTCACCAAACCGTAATTTTAAAGCAATGTCACAGAGTGCCACTCTCTTCCTACCGGCCCATCACACagacccagggtcagacacagagtgactcttcctccacactgtcccatcacacactcccagcgtcagacacagagtgaaactctctccgcattgtcccatcacacactcccaggaccagacacagagtggagctccctccacactgtcccatcacacactcccggggtcagacacagagtgaagctccctccacactgtcacatcacacactcccagggtcagacacagagtgaagctccctccacaccgtcccatcacacactcccggggtcagacacagagtgaagctccctccacactgtcacatcacattTTCCTGTAGTTGGACACAGGTGAACTGCCTTCCAAGGCGTCCCATCATACACACCCTGGATCAGAAACAGGTTGAATACCTTACCGATGTTTGGGTAGTATTCTGTGCCTTCATCAGCGCCAGAGCCCCCGCTGAGCTCATGGCTGGGGGAAGGCGTGGAGGGTTTCAGCATCTCCGCTGTCTGCAGGAATCTGCAAGGCCAAGAACAAAATGAAAATCCATTCATTACCATCGGTTCAGTCCAggacctctctctgtctcccacaTTACACTTACCAAGACCAAGTACAAACTCTGTTCCAGAAAGAAGGGTGGTGATAgttgtgacaaaagaaccagttatcagaagattgatgctgataagaggacaatgggggaacatgcaaggtgctaataagagggagacgagagagattaccgaaaggagacatggttccgagtattgtcagagaccggtggctttgaaccctgaaccctgaagtttgatggacaggtgataccccagcaggggaataaaaagggacaagttcgctaaggcaagggacacacgacaccacgaagtatcgagaccctggaagcggtgtgcccccacaagttgctgggagttttggaggtctggtcgcgggaccagccagacgcacagggtagaaagatacggtcgggcgggaacccggtgtgtgtgtccgcccttgcctgggtgccgggttcaccgcagaagaacgatcgtatctggaacggaggggtcacagtcggtgacctcagaggtcattacaaagggctcgcctgaaagctaactgcgaggaatatcgaaggtctgtttggaatccgttttgaatattcattcgcttttgctctctctcttctcatcaccccaacggcacaacagcaattactgcgaactgaactgaactaaattgaactgaattttgcgtcacttgaaactgatcatttacccctagactgcgatagagcttgattgatcctattatcctagttctgtgtacatgtgtgttttatcattgctaaactattgcatttatatccttttgatgagagtactgtgttgcttatttcttttaataaaactttcttagttccagtaatccagactccaactaagtggtccatttctgctggtttagcaACCCAGTTATGGTGTACGTATCATAGTGCACACCGTGGGAGGGATGGCGAGAAGGGGGTGCCGTGGGAGGGGCGGCGGGCGGGGGGCGCCGTGGGAGGGGCGGCGGGCAGAGGGTGCCGTGGGAGGGACGGCGGGCAGAGGGTGCCGTGGGAGGGACGGCGGGCAGGGGGCGCCGTGggaggggcggcgaggaggggGTGCCATGGGAGTAGTGGTGTTAAGTGTctgccgtgggaggggtggtgatgaGTGTATGCTGTGAgaatgaggagggaacgctgttgGGGGGGTAATGTGGGAAAGCTGTGGGAGGGGATTGAGGGAGGAACGCCGTGGGAAAGGCAGTGGGGGGGGTCTGCATTCTCTCTTGGGTTATAACATGAAACAAGATACCTGGCCTGTCCAACACCCCAACCCGTAGAATCTCAGAATTTGTCTCAAATGAGCACAGCTTGATCCTGATTTTCTTTGGCACCACCTAACAGTGGAAAGGATCTTTCCAAAATTCCAGGAGCTTGTTTGCTTTGAGGAACTGCGGCCAAGCACTGTTAATCCGAGTCTGAAGTAGCTGTTTCTGGAGTGAGACCTATCAGGACAGGAGGCTCGCTGCCAAGTCCTCCTGACCTTCAGAGATCCTGTGGGGTCGGAGCTGATCTCAGAGGCTGCTGGCTGCACTTTGGCCCGCATGCAGAGCACTGTCCCTCAAAAGGAAGGTGGTGGCTGGACAATGAGTTTGGGAGAACAGCATGCTGAAGGGGCGAGTGGCCTAAATTGCTTACCTGCAGCTTTCTGGTCTTATGAATCCTCAAACCTGATCCACAATACTGGCACCCACACCAAACCTTAACCCTACCCAAGCAATACACATGACTCCAAAAAAATTCCCTTCACCCCAAGCAAATCCATAACCCCAAGAATGAACcaactcacctcaaaccccaaacactgaacccactcacctcaaaccccaatcactgaaccccactcacgtcaaacactgaccccactcacatcaaacactgaaccccactcaccgcAAACCAAACAcagaccccactcacctcaaacacaaaCCCCCTCacttcaaaccccaaacactaacccccacttACATCAAACCCCAAAAACTGACCCACACTGacttcaaaccccaaacactaacccctactcacctcaaacccccaaacactgacccccactcacctcaaaccccaaacactgaccccactcacctcaaaactgaccccctcacctcaaacactgaccccccactcacctcaaacactgacccacactcacttcaaaccccaaacactgacccccactcacctcaaaccccaagcactgacccccactcacctcaaacactgaccccctcacctcaaacactgacccacactcacctcaaacactgacccacactcacctcaaaccccaaacactgacccccactcacctcaaaccccaagcactgacccccactcaggtcaaacactgaccccactcacctcaaacactgaaccccactcacctcaaaccacagacactgacccccactcacctcaaacattgaCCCCCAcacacctcaaactgcaaacattgaccccactcacctcaaatactAAGCATCACTCAGCTCAAatactgacctccactcacctcaaacctcaaaccctgacccccactcacctcagtgacccccactcacctcaaaccacaaacactgacccccactcaccctaAACCACattgaccccactcacctcaaacactgacctccacacacctcaaaccccaaacactgacccccactcacctcaaactgcaaacattgaccccactcacctcaaatactaaccatcactcacctcaaacactgacctccactcacctcaaaccctgacccccactcacctcagtgaccccactcacctcaaaccacaaacactgactccCACTCACtttaaaccacaaacactgaccccactcacctcaaacaatgacctccactcacctcaaacactgacacccccactcacctcaaaccacaaacactgacccccactcaccttaaaccacaaacactgacccctacTCACCTCACTGACCGccactcacctcaaatctgacccccactcacctcaaacattgacccccactcacctcaaaccacaaacactgacccccaactcacctcaaaccacactgacaccattcacctcaaacactgaaccccagtcacctcaaaccacaaacactgaccctcactcacctgAAACCCCAAatactgaccccactcacctcaaacactgacccccactcacctcaaaccccaaacactgaacccgtcacctcaaacactgacccccactcacctcaaaccccaatcactgacccccactcacctcaaacactgaactccactcacctcaaaccacaaacactgaccccaactcacctcaaacactgatccACACTCACTTCAAACCCCCAAAACTGACCCCCACAAACCtaaaaccccaaacactgacccccaatcACCTCAAACCCCgaacactgatccccactcacctcaaacactgacccgcACACACTTCAAACACCAATCACTAAATCCCACTCatgtcaaacactgaaccccactcacctcaaaccaaacactgaccccactcacctcaaacactgacccttcacatcaaaccccaaacactgactcccactcacttcaaaccccaaacactgacccacactcacttCAAACCCGAAACACTACCACCCACTCcattcaaaccccaaacactgacccacaatcacctcaaaccccaaactctaacccccactcacctcaaacactgacaactcaattcaaaccccaaacactaacgcccactcacctcaaaccctgacccccactcacctaaatccccaaacactgacccccactcacctcaaacactgacccacactcacttcaaaccccaaacactgaccccactcacctcaaacaccaaACACTGagcccactcacctcaaacacagACCGCCAATCACCTAAAACCATAAACACTTACCACACTCACCtgaaaccccaaacactgaacctacttacctcaaaccacaaacactaataccgactcacctcaaacactgacccccgcTCACCTCTAACCCCAAACACTGACGCAAACTCAACTGAAACCCCAAAAACTAACCCCCGCTCACCTCAAACAGTGACAACACTCacttcaaaccccaaacactgacccccagtcacctcaaaccccaaacactgaccaccCAGTGACCTCAAACACTGAGCCCCAATCACATCAAACGTTGACCCCCACTCAcgtcaaaccacaaacactgacctccactcaccttaaaccacgaacactgacccccagtaacctcaaacactaacccccccactcacctcaaacactgaccccgaCTCACCTCAAATACTgactcccactcacctcaaacactgacgcccactcacctcaaactgcaaacattgaccccactcacctcaaatactaaccatcactcacctgaaacactgacctccactcacctcaaaccctgacccccactcacctcagaccacaaacactgacccccactcactttaaactacaaacactgaccccactcacctcaaacactgatctCCACTCACCTGAAACTGCAAACattgaccccactcacctcaaacactaaccatcactcagctcaaacactgacctccactcacctcaaacctcaaaccctgatccccactcacctcagtgaccccaactcacctcaaaccacaaacactaacccccactcaccctaaaccacaaacactgaccccactcacctcaaacactgacctccactcacctcaaaccccaaacacttacccccactcacctcaaaccccaaacacttacccccactcacctcaaacctcaaacacagacccccactcacctcaaactgcaaacattgaccccactcacctcaaatactaaccatcactcacctcaaacactgacctccactcacctcaaaccctgacccccactcacctcagtgaccccactcacctcaaaccacaaacactgacccccactcactttaaacaacaaacactgaccccactcacttcaatgacctccactcacctcaaacactgacacccccactcacctcaaaccctgacccccactcaccttaaaccacaaacactgacccctacTCACCTCACTGAccgccactcacctcaaacactgaaccctactcacctcaaacattgacccccactcacctcaaaccacaaaaaCTGACCCCcaactcacctcaaaccacaaacactgaccccattcacctcaaacactgaaccccagtcacctcaaaccacaaacactgaccctcactcacctgAAACCCCAAatactgaccccactcacctcaaacactgaactccactcacctcaaaccacaaacactgaccccaactcacctcaaacactgaaccccactcacctcaaaccacaaacactgaccccatccacttcaaaccacaaacacttatccccactcacctcactgaccgccactcacctcaaacactgaaccctactcacctcaaacattgacccccactcacctcaaaccacaaaaaCTGACCCCcaactcacctcaaaccacactgaccccattcacctcaaacactgaaccccagtcacctcaaaccacaaacactgaccctcactcacctgAAACCCCAAatactgaccccactcacctcaaacaccgaactccactcacctcaaacctcaaacactgacccccactcacctcaaaccccaaacactgaaccctaGTCACCTCaagcactgaccaccactcacctcaaaccccaatcactgacccccactcacctcaaacactgacccccgcTCACCTCTAACCCCAAACACTGACGCAAACTCAACTGAAACCCCAAAAACTAACCTCCGCTCACCTCAAACAGTGACAACACTCacttcaaaccccaaacactgacccccagtcacctcaaaccccaaacactgaccaccCAGTGACCTCAAACAACAAACACTGAGCCCCAATCACATCAAACGTTGACCCCCACTCAcgtcaaaccacaaacactgacctccactcacctcaaaccacaaacactaacccccccactcacctcaaacactgaccccgaCTCACCTCAAATACTgactcccactcacctcaaacactgacgcccactcacctcaaactgcaaacattgaccccactcacctcaaatactaaccatcactcacctgaaacactgacctccactcacctcaaaccctgacccccactcacctcaaaccacaaacactgacccccactcactttaaactacaaacactgaccccactcacctcaaacactgatctCCACTCACCTGAAACTGCAAACattgaccccactcacctcaaatactAACCATCACTcagctcaaacactgacctccactcacctcaaacctcaaaccctgatccccactcacctcagtgacccccactcacctcaaaccacaaacactaacccccactcaccctaaaccacaaacactgaccccactcacctcaaacactgacctccactcacctcaaaccccacttacccccactcacctcaaacctcaaacacagacacccactcacctcaaactgcaaacattgaccccactcacctcaaatactaaccatcactcacctcaaacactgacctccactcacctcaaaccctgacccccactcacctcaaaccacaaacactgacccccactcactttaaaccacaaacactgaccccactcacttcaatgacctccactcacctcaaacactgacacccccactcacctcaaaccacaaacactgacccccactcaccttaaaccacaaacactgacccctactcacctcaaacactgaaccccactcacctcaaaccacaaacactgaccccaccca of Mobula birostris isolate sMobBir1 unplaced genomic scaffold, sMobBir1.hap1 scaffold_2724, whole genome shotgun sequence contains these proteins:
- the LOC140192811 gene encoding nonsense-mediated mRNA decay factor SMG9-like, with product FLQTAEMLKPSTPSPSHELSGGSGADEGTEYYPNIVFLQNKAHREDFCPRNLKKMHTVINKLMLHSHLKYKGAISMLDCNIFPGLSSDFLETEVNLFLLPVMESEADENLSRAGAGGISLFPLLPGYRGYPSFQGLIGKLRGQVLSMARPQLSHTILTEKNWLHYAARIWDSVKKSTVLSEYSRLLS